One window from the genome of Oryza glaberrima chromosome 3, OglaRS2, whole genome shotgun sequence encodes:
- the LOC127766573 gene encoding LOW QUALITY PROTEIN: cytochrome P450 81F3-like (The sequence of the model RefSeq protein was modified relative to this genomic sequence to represent the inferred CDS: inserted 2 bases in 1 codon), with protein sequence MVKAYIAIFSIAVLLLIHFLFRRRGRSNGMPLPPSPPAIPFFGHLHLIDKPFHAALSRLAERHGPVFSLRLGSHTLIMTLCAPLFGAGTETTSTTIEWAMSLLLNHPEILKKAQAEIDMSVRNSRLISVVDVHRLGYLQCIINETLRMYPAAPLLLPHESSADCKVGGYHIPSGAMLLVNVAAIQRDPVIWXEPSEFKPERFENGRFEGLFMIPFGMGRRRCPGEMLALQTIGLVLRTMIQCFDWGRVDDAMVDMTQSNGLTSLKVIPLEAMCKPREAMCDVLRKFM encoded by the exons ATGGTTAAGGCCTACATTGCCATCTTCTCCATCGCCGTTCTCTTGTTGATTCACttcctcttccgccgccgcggcaggagcaatggcatgccgctgcctccGAGCCCTCCAGCCATCCCGTTCTtcggccacctccacctcatCGACAAGCCGTTCCACGCCGCGCTGTCCCGCCTCGCCGAGCGCCACGGCCCGGTCTTCTCGCTGCGCCTCGGCTCGCATACTCTGATCATGACTCTCTGTGCG CCATTGTTTGGTGCCGGAACAGAGACTACATCAACCACAATAGAGTGGGCGATGTCACTTCTACTGAACCATCCAGAGATTCTAAAGAAAGCACAAGCAGAAATAGACATGTCCGTCAGAAACTCTCGCCTAATCAGTGTCGTCGACGTGCATCGTCTGGGCTATCTCCAGTGCATCATCAACGAGACGCTTCGCATGTACCCTGCAGCGCCACTTCTGCTACCTCATGAATCATCTGCGGATTGCAAAGTCGGTGGCTACCACATCCCAAGCGGAGCGATGTTGCTTGTCAACGTGGCTGCCATCCAAAGAGACCCAGTGATTTG AGAGCCAAGTGAGTTCAAGCCAGAGAGGTTCGAGAATGGCAGGTTCGAGGGATTGTTCATGATACCGTTTGGGATGGGGAGACGGAGGTGTCCCGGGGAGATGCTGGCATTGCAGACAATTGGGTTAGTTTTGAGGACTATGATCCAGTGCTTTGATTGGGGCAGAGTTGATGATGCTATGGTTGATATGACACAGAGCAATGGACTGACTAGCCTCAAGGTCATTCCGTTGGAGGCCATGTGCAAACCACGAGAAGCTATGTGCGATGTTCTTCGGAAATTCATGTGA
- the LOC127766572 gene encoding TIP41-like protein translates to MTKAAEAWEGPTAAELKAAGAEAIPGGVRVKGWVIRSHNGPILNSASLQLFEDKLQTTHLPEMVFGESFLSLQHAQTGIRLYFNALDALKAWKHEALPPVEVPAAAKWKFRSKPSDQVILDYDYTFTTPYIGSDALVQNPDSIQTSLDEPRNLCWEDSEDRIDLVALSAKEPILFYDEVILYEDELADNGISFLTVRVRVMPTGWFLLLRFWLRVDGVLMRLRDTRVYCSFGSDEAKPIVLRECCWREATFASLSAKGYPSDSAAYGDPNLIAHKLPVVMQKIQKLKLPN, encoded by the exons ATGACtaaggcggcggaggcgtgggagggcccgacggcggcggagctgaaggcggccggcgcggaggcgaTCCCCGGCGGGGTGCGGGTGAAGGGGTGGGTCATCCGGTCCCACAACGGCCCCATCCTCAACTCCGCCTCGCTCCAGCT cTTTGAAGATAAACTTCAGACAACACATTTACCTGAGATGGTTTTTGGGGAGAGTTTCTTATCTCTTCAGCATGCTCAAACTGGCATTAGATTATATTTCAATGCGCTTGATGCTCTGAAGGCATGGAAACATGAAGCACTACCACCTGTTGAAGTTCCTGCGGCAGCAAAGTGGAAGTTCAGGAG TAAGCCTTCTGATCAAGTAATACTTGATTATGACTATACATTCACGACACCGTACATTGGGAGTGATGCTTTGGTTCAGAACCCAGATAGT ATTCAAACAAGTTTAGATGAACCCCGCAATTTGTGTTGGGAGGATTCTGAGGATCGGATTGACCTTGTTGCCCTTTCAGCAAAAGAACCAATTCTTTTCTATGACGAG gTTATCCTGTATGAAGATGAGTTAGCCGATAATGGCATTTCATTCCTCACTGTGCGAGTG AGGGTGATGCCAACTGGTTGGTTCCTGCTCTTGCGTTTTTGG CTTAGGGTTGATGGTGTACTTATGAGATTGAGGGATACCCGGGTGTATTGCTCTTTTGGTAGTGACGAAGCAAAACCCATTGTACTGCGTGAATGCTGCTGGAGGGAAGCAACATTTGCTAGTCTGTCTGCG AAGGGATACCCTTCCGACTCTGCAGCATATGGAGACCCGAATCTTATTGCTCATAAGCTTCCAGTTGTGATGCAGAAGATCCAAAAGCTGAAATTACCCAATTAA